One genomic window of Gossypium hirsutum isolate 1008001.06 chromosome D11, Gossypium_hirsutum_v2.1, whole genome shotgun sequence includes the following:
- the LOC121202964 gene encoding calcium-dependent protein kinase 10 produces MGNCNACVRPDESPESKPNRSDQNQKGKKKARERKPNPFSEKVASPAPIRVLKDVIPLSHRTRIGDKYILGRELGRGEFGITYLCTDRETREALACKSISKRKLRTAVDIEDVRREVAIMSTLPEHPNIVKLKATYEDNENVHLVMELCEGGELFDRIVARGHYTERAAANVAKTIAEVVRMCHENGVMHRDLKPENFLFANKKEHAPLRVIDFGLSVFFKPGEKFSEIVGSPYYMAPEVLKRNYGPEVDVWSAGVILYILLCGVPPFWAETEQGVALAILRGVIDFKREPWPQVSESAKSLVRQMLEPDPRKRLTAQQVLEHPWLQNTKKAPNVPLGDIVRARLKQFSVMNRFKKKALRVIAEHLSVEEVEVIKDMFALMDTDNDGKVSYEELKAGLRKVGSQLAEPEIKMLMEVADVDGNGVLDYGEFVAVTIHLQKMENDEHFRRAFMFFDKDGSGYIELDELRDALADESGETDVDALNDIMREVDTDKDGQICYDEFVAMMKAGTDWRKASRQYSRERFKSLSLNLMKDGSLQLHDAVTGQAVAV; encoded by the exons ATGGGAAACTGTAACGCTTGCGTTAGACCGGACGAGAGTCCGGAGAGTAAACCGAACCGGTCCGACCAGAACCAGAAGGGAAAGAAAAAAGCCCGGGAAAGGAAACCGAACCCGTTCTCTGAGAAAGTTGCCTCGCCGGCTCCGATCCGAGTTCTGAAAGATGTGATCCCACTGAGTCACCGAACTCGAATTGGGGACAAGTATATCCTCGGGCGCGAGCTCGGCCGAGGTGAATTTGGGATCACCTACCTCTGCACGGACAGGGAAACGCGCGAAGCCCTCGCGTGCAAGTCAATCTCCAAGCGGAAGCTCCGAACAGCAGTCGACATCGAAGACGTCCGACGCGAGGTTGCTATAATGTCAACGTTGCCGGAACACCCGAATATTGTGAAGCTAAAAGCGACGTACGAGGACAATGAAAATGTTCATTTGGTTATGGAGCTTTGTGAAGGAGGGGAATTGTTCGACAGGATAGTAGCGAGGGGGCATTACACGGAACGCGCGGCGGCGAACGTGGCGAAGACGATAGCAGAGGTGGTTAGGATGTGCCACGAGAATGGCGTTATGCATAGAGATTTGAAGCCCGAGAATTTTTTGTTTGCTAACAAGAAAGAACACGCGCCGCTAAGAGTGATTGATTTTGGTTTGTCTGTGTTCTTTAAGCCTG GGGAGAAGTTTTCTGAAATCGTGGGGAGTCCATATTACATGGCCCCTGAAGTTCTGAAGCGAAATTATGGACCAGAGGTTGATGTGTGGAGTGCTGGTGTGATCCTTTACATTTTATTATGTGGGGTTCCCCCCTTTTGGGCAG AGACTGAACAGGGAGTTGCTCTTGCAATTTTGAGAGGGGTCATTGATTTCAAGAGAGAACCTTGGCCTCAAGTTTCAGAGAGTGCAAAGAGTCTTGTTCGGCAGATGTTAGAACCGGATCCTAGGAAACGGTTGACTGCTCAACAGGTGCTCG AACATCCCTGGTTGCAAAATACAAAGAAAGCTCCGAATGTTCCATTGGGAGATATTGTGAGAGCCAGGCTCAAGCAGTTTTCAGTGATGAATAGATTTAAAAAGAAGGCTTTACGG GTAATTGCTGAGCACTTATCAGTAGAAGAGGTTGAAGTAATCAAAGATATGTTCGCATTGATGGATACAGACAATGATGGAAAAGTTTCGTACGAGGAGCTTAAGGCCGGCCTTCGAAAGGTCGGTTCGCAGTTGGCTGAACCAGAGATCAAGATGTTAATGGAAGTG GCTGATGTTGATGGAAATGGAGTATTGGATTATGGGGAATTTGTAGCAGTGACAATCCACTTGCAAAAGATGGAAAATGACGAGCATTTCCGCAGAGCATTTATGTTCTTTGACAAAGATGGGAGTGGATATATTGAATTGGATGAGTTACGGGATGCATTAGCTGATGAATCGGGTGAAACTGATGTTGATGCACTGAACGACATCATGCGTGAAGTCGACACTGACAAG GACGGGCAAATCTGTTATGACGAATTTGTTGCCATGATGAAAGCCGGCACTGATTGGAGAAAGGCATCGAGACAGTATTCAAGAGAGAGGTTCAAGAGCTTAAGTCTTAACTTGATGAAAGACGGTTCCTTGCAGCTCCATGATGCTGTTACTGGCCAAGCTGTTGCTGTTTGA